Genomic DNA from Chitinophaga lutea:
TGTTAACCAATTAAAATCAGTTTCAGGCATAACGATCGTCATTTTTCCGGCATGGGGCCCCGGGTACCTTCACCGCGCAAAACAGCCGTAAATGGCCGATGCGGCTGTTTTATTGTTAAGCGCTCGTGTTCAAACCGGCACGTGTTATAAAAAAATACTAGATTTACCTTTACTAACGATTAACAAAACAATGGCGGAGCAGCAAGAAACACAAAGTCTGATCAGTTTTGACGCTTTGTTCAAAAATGCGACCATCGGTATCCTGGTGACGGATGCGCACGGGAAGATCGTGCTGACGAATCCCTTTTTGCTGACGCAGTTCGGGTACGCGGAAGAAGAGCTGGTGGGCCAGCTGGTAGAGAAGCTGATACCGGCCCGTTTCGGTCACCGGCATGTGGGCCATCGTGAAAAATTCCATTCACAGCCCCGCAGTCGTCCCATGGGCGCCGGGCTGGAACTGTTCGGCGTGAAAAAAGACGGTGTTGAAATTGCGGTAGAGGTAAGCCTGGGCGCATACAACACCGGCAACGGCGATTATGTGATCGCGTTTGTGAGCGACATTTCCTACCGCAAGGAATCGGAAAACGAATTGAAACGCCTCAACGCGGAGCTGGAGATGAAAGTGGCGGAACGCACCGAATCGCTTTCGGAAACCGTCAAAAAGCTGGGCGAACAGATGAAAGAGGTGCAGGCGAAAGATTCCGAACTGCAGCGCGTCAACGGTTTTCTCAGCAGCATCTGGAACCACGCGGAAGCGATCATCATCGCCACCGACAATGAAGGCATTATCAAATTGTTCAACCCCACCGCACAGCAGCAGCTGGGGTATACGGCGGAAGAAGTGGTGAACCGCCACAGCCTGACCCTTTTTCACGACGAGGGCGAAGTGGCGGAAAGGGCCGCGCTCTTTTCTTCGCAGCTGAAACAGGAAGTGCTGCCCGGATTCGATACCATCGTGGCCAAAGCCCGCCAGAACCTGCCCAGCGAGTTGGAATGGCAGTACCTCGGCAAAGACGGCAGCCGTTTCCCCGTTACGCTCACCGTATCGGCCCTGCGCGACGGCGATGGGCTCATCAGCGGTTACCTGGGCATCGCCATCGATATTTCGGAGCGTAAACAGGCGGAAAACGAGCTGCGCCTGGCGCTCGAAAAAGAACGGGAGCTCAACGAACTGAAGTCCCGCTTCGTATCGCTGGCTTCACACGAATTCCGGACGCCGCTCAGCACCATTCTGTCGTCCACCTTCCTCGTGTCGCGGTATAAAAGGGCCGAGGAGCAGGAACAACGCGAAAAACATACGCAGCGCATCGTGTCCTCCGTCAATATGCTGACAGACATCCTGAATGATTTTCTTTCCGTCGGCAAGATCGAGGAAGGGAAGATACAGGTGCGGTATGCGGATTTCGACGTGAAACAGCATGTCACCAATATCATTGCCGAAATGCAGGGCCTCCGCAAGGCGCAGCAACTGGTGGAATATCATCACGAAGGCGATGTGCAGCTGTCCCTCGACCCGGCGCTGCTCAAACACATCGTGATGAACCTGCTGTCCAACGCCATCAAGTTTTCCCCGTCCGGCACGCTGATCCAGGTCGATACCCGGTGCGCAGGGCAACAATTCAGCTTAAAGATCCGGGACAGGGGCGCGGGTATTTCCAAAGAGGACCAGCAGCACCTGTTCGAACGCTTTTTCAGGGGCAGCAATGCGGACGATGTGCAGGGCACCGGCCTCGGGCTGCACATCGTGGCCAAATACGCCGAGCTCATGAACGGCAGCATTACCTGTGAAAGCGAACTGGGGAAGGGTACCACATTTACAGTTCTGTTCAACCTATAACTTTTTTATGCCTGTAAAGATCCTAGTCATAGAAGACAATTCCGACATCCGCGCCAACACCGCGGAAATTCTCGAAATGGCCAATTACGAAGTGCTGACGGCCGCCAACGGCAAAGAAGGCGTGCAGCTGGCCATGGAACATAAACCGGACCTGGTGATATGCGACATCACCATGCCGGTGCTCGACGGGTACGGCGTGCTGCACCTGCTGAACAAAAACGAAGAAATGAGCAGTATCCCCTTTATTTTCCTCACCGCCCGCGCAGAACGGTCGGAGGTAAGGAGGGGCATGGAAATGGGTGCGGACGATTACATCACCAAACCCTTCGACCCCATCGAGCTGCTCAACGCCATCGAAGGCCGGCTGAAAAAAGCCACCCGCCTCAAACAGGAACTGACCAAAGATCTCAGCGGCCTCAATACGCTGATGCATACCGTGAACGGGAAAGACCTGCTGGAAGACCTCAAGGAAGGCCGCAACATCAACCGGTACCGGAAAAAAGAAGTGATCTATTCCGAAGGCAACCATCCCGCCTACCTGTTCTTCATCCTCAAAGGCAAGGTGAAAACCTGCAAGCGCAACGACGACGGCAAGGAAATCATCACCGGCCTCTACAACGAAAACGACTTCCTGGGATATACCGCCCTGCTGGAAGCGGGGATTTACAAGGAAAACGCCGAAGCGCTCGAAGAAACGGAGCTGGCCGTCATTCCCCGGGAAGATTTCGAAGAGCTGGCCTTCAACAGCATCGACGTCATGAAAAAGTTCATGCACCTGCTGGCCCGCAACATCGCGGACAACGAGCGGCAACTGCTGAGCGTGGCCTATAACTCCCTCCGGAAAAAAGTGGCCGACGCGCTGCTGTTCCTGAACACCAAATACAACCCGGGCAACAGTGCCCACTTCAGCATAGACATCAGCCGCGATAACCTGGCCGCCGTGGCCGGGGTGGCCAAAGAGTCGCTGATCCGCACGCTGGGCGACTTCCGCGACGAAAAACTCATCGATATCAAGGAGGGCGAGATCCACCTGACCGACCTCCGTAAACTGGGCCGGATGATGAACTGATGATGACCGTCACGTCAACCCTTGTCGGGCATCATTGCTGACGGGGAGGCGGCTACCTAATTTGGCAGTGGAATTAAACCATTGCACGAATTATATGAAAAGGATAGTAGCCGTTGTTGACGCGTTGCATTTCAGGGAAGAGCAACTGGATGCTTTTCAATACGTTACGGGACTGTTGAAGGGGCGGCTAAAAGTATTGTTGCTGGATGGGGAGTCCGGCCGTAACACGCCCGCCCCGGATGCGCCGCTGCCAGACCTCACCGCGCTGCAGCGCGAGTGCGGCGAACGGGGGATAGAAGCGGAACTGCAACGGGGCAGGGGCATCGCCCTGAAAGAGATCGTGAGGGAAAGCCGGTTTGCGGACCTGCTGCTCATTGACCGGGAAACGTCGCTGAACAACCTGTACGACGCGGATGTGCCCGGTTTCATCAAGGATGTGCCGGCCGATGCGCAATGCCCCGTGATGGTGCTGCCGGCGGAAACCGGGCTTTTTAAAGAAGTGGTGTTCACCTACAACGGGAGCTACTCCTCCGTATACGCCATCCGCGAATTCATGCAGCTGTTCCCGCACCTCAACGGCAAAAAGGCCACCGTGATCTATGTCCCCGAAAAAGGCATCCCGATTATCCCGAACGAGCAGCTGCTGAATGATTACCTGCGTTTTTATTTCACCGACGTCACCTTCCTGGTGCTCAACGGCCTGCCGGATGCGGAGATCAGGCGGTACCTGCAGGATAAAAAAGACTGCGTGGCCGTGATGGGCGCTTACGGCCGCAATACCTTTTCCCGTTTCTTTAACCCCGGTAACGCCCGCAATATGATGCGCATGCTCAATGTCCCCATTTTCATCACCCATCCTTAGGCGAGCTTACCGTTCCGCCAGCTTTTTGAACTGGGCCATGGTTTTGAACAGGTTGTTATGAACGATGGGGTCAGACACCCAGCGGGGGATCTTTTTGCTCCGGTCGGTGGTGATGAAATAAGTCACTTTCACGTTGCCGGAATGCATGTTTTCCATC
This window encodes:
- a CDS encoding sensor histidine kinase, coding for MAEQQETQSLISFDALFKNATIGILVTDAHGKIVLTNPFLLTQFGYAEEELVGQLVEKLIPARFGHRHVGHREKFHSQPRSRPMGAGLELFGVKKDGVEIAVEVSLGAYNTGNGDYVIAFVSDISYRKESENELKRLNAELEMKVAERTESLSETVKKLGEQMKEVQAKDSELQRVNGFLSSIWNHAEAIIIATDNEGIIKLFNPTAQQQLGYTAEEVVNRHSLTLFHDEGEVAERAALFSSQLKQEVLPGFDTIVAKARQNLPSELEWQYLGKDGSRFPVTLTVSALRDGDGLISGYLGIAIDISERKQAENELRLALEKERELNELKSRFVSLASHEFRTPLSTILSSTFLVSRYKRAEEQEQREKHTQRIVSSVNMLTDILNDFLSVGKIEEGKIQVRYADFDVKQHVTNIIAEMQGLRKAQQLVEYHHEGDVQLSLDPALLKHIVMNLLSNAIKFSPSGTLIQVDTRCAGQQFSLKIRDRGAGISKEDQQHLFERFFRGSNADDVQGTGLGLHIVAKYAELMNGSITCESELGKGTTFTVLFNL
- a CDS encoding response regulator; protein product: MPVKILVIEDNSDIRANTAEILEMANYEVLTAANGKEGVQLAMEHKPDLVICDITMPVLDGYGVLHLLNKNEEMSSIPFIFLTARAERSEVRRGMEMGADDYITKPFDPIELLNAIEGRLKKATRLKQELTKDLSGLNTLMHTVNGKDLLEDLKEGRNINRYRKKEVIYSEGNHPAYLFFILKGKVKTCKRNDDGKEIITGLYNENDFLGYTALLEAGIYKENAEALEETELAVIPREDFEELAFNSIDVMKKFMHLLARNIADNERQLLSVAYNSLRKKVADALLFLNTKYNPGNSAHFSIDISRDNLAAVAGVAKESLIRTLGDFRDEKLIDIKEGEIHLTDLRKLGRMMN
- a CDS encoding universal stress protein, whose amino-acid sequence is MKRIVAVVDALHFREEQLDAFQYVTGLLKGRLKVLLLDGESGRNTPAPDAPLPDLTALQRECGERGIEAELQRGRGIALKEIVRESRFADLLLIDRETSLNNLYDADVPGFIKDVPADAQCPVMVLPAETGLFKEVVFTYNGSYSSVYAIREFMQLFPHLNGKKATVIYVPEKGIPIIPNEQLLNDYLRFYFTDVTFLVLNGLPDAEIRRYLQDKKDCVAVMGAYGRNTFSRFFNPGNARNMMRMLNVPIFITHP